A portion of the Nitratidesulfovibrio termitidis HI1 genome contains these proteins:
- a CDS encoding AraC family transcriptional regulator → MSRTPRHAAVRFWRDPDLPEVEVRRSSYNEETFRRHTHAAYSIGIMDGGAASFMLEGAPHRAVAGQLVLIEPDRVHACNPDRDTFFAYRMFYVDPQWLAELAVCAEGQESPAPARTQAESVGQPESGERGEPGASDISGAPDDCSRPAVLPRFRAPVVDCAQTMSAWSALYDAVSRGGSVLEKQSLLVQAAELLLARHCLPASGACPATNPADSADATPPSWPATAAAPLGTTAPLDVTAIIEAVRRHLRDHLADPVRLDDLARIAGRSRCHLLRMFQQATGLPPHTYQTQLRVEAAKGLLAAGHAISHVAAETGFSDQSHFSRVFRDLTGATPRQYQQAGAEGVAPDTTGNTGTES, encoded by the coding sequence ATGAGCCGCACCCCACGCCATGCCGCCGTCCGCTTCTGGCGCGACCCGGACCTGCCCGAGGTGGAGGTGCGCCGGTCGAGCTACAACGAGGAAACCTTTCGCCGCCACACCCACGCCGCCTATTCCATCGGCATCATGGACGGCGGGGCCGCCTCGTTCATGCTGGAAGGCGCGCCGCACCGGGCCGTGGCCGGACAACTGGTGCTCATCGAGCCGGACCGGGTGCACGCCTGCAACCCCGACCGCGACACCTTCTTCGCCTACCGCATGTTCTACGTGGACCCGCAGTGGCTGGCGGAACTGGCGGTTTGCGCCGAGGGACAGGAATCCCCCGCCCCCGCCCGTACACAGGCTGAATCAGTCGGACAGCCCGAATCCGGCGAGCGGGGCGAACCCGGCGCATCCGACATATCTGGCGCCCCCGACGATTGCTCCCGCCCGGCTGTGCTGCCCCGCTTTCGCGCACCGGTGGTGGACTGCGCGCAGACCATGTCCGCGTGGTCGGCCCTGTACGATGCGGTATCGCGCGGCGGCTCGGTGCTGGAAAAGCAGTCGCTGCTGGTGCAGGCAGCGGAACTGCTGCTGGCCCGCCACTGCCTGCCCGCATCCGGCGCATGCCCCGCCACGAACCCTGCGGATTCCGCCGATGCCACCCCGCCATCCTGGCCCGCCACAGCCGCAGCACCGCTCGGAACCACTGCCCCTTTGGACGTCACGGCCATAATCGAGGCGGTGCGCCGCCACCTGCGTGACCACCTGGCCGACCCGGTACGCCTGGACGATCTGGCCCGCATTGCCGGACGCAGCCGCTGCCACCTGCTGCGCATGTTCCAGCAGGCCACGGGCCTGCCCCCCCACACCTACCAGACCCAACTGCGGGTGGAGGCGGCAAAGGGTCTGCTGGCGGCAGGGCACGCCATAAGCCATGTGGCGGCGGAAACCGGCTTCTCCGACCAGAGCCACTTCTCGCGCGTGTTCCGCGACCTGACCGGGGCCACCCCGCGCCAGTACCAGCAGGCCGGGGCCGAAGGCGTCGCGCCCGACACGACAGGCAACACTGGCACCGAGTCCTGA
- a CDS encoding DUF2000 domain-containing protein: MNLDATKFAIVLDGGLPGGVAANAAAVLSLSVGRAFPEIVGPAVTDGNGDEHPGITQLPIPVLRAAPEALPALRRKAVERGLYCVGFTHTARTARSYDAYTQRMAATAHDDLSFVGIAIVGERSAVDGLCGALPMLR, translated from the coding sequence ATGAACCTTGATGCCACCAAGTTCGCCATCGTGCTCGACGGCGGCCTGCCGGGCGGCGTGGCCGCCAATGCCGCCGCCGTGCTGTCCCTGTCCGTGGGCCGGGCCTTTCCGGAAATCGTCGGCCCCGCCGTCACCGACGGCAACGGCGACGAGCACCCCGGCATCACCCAGTTGCCCATTCCCGTGCTGCGCGCCGCGCCCGAGGCGCTGCCCGCACTGCGCCGCAAGGCGGTCGAACGCGGCCTGTACTGCGTGGGCTTTACCCACACGGCCCGCACCGCGCGCAGCTACGATGCCTACACGCAGCGCATGGCCGCAACCGCCCACGACGACCTCAGCTTCGTGGGCATCGCCATCGTGGGCGAACGCAGTGCCGTGGACGGCCTGTGCGGCGCGCTGCCCATGCTGCGCTGA
- a CDS encoding zf-HC2 domain-containing protein: MRQQRHHMTVLHSIEEGLCTDNSPCPGANMIACYLEKTATSAERKRLESHFASCRACREDLLELRKILKAAEVKTPFEVIEAALSLESRHETGLGTDQGTEDGNDHYLILG; this comes from the coding sequence ATGAGACAGCAACGGCACCATATGACGGTGCTCCATTCCATCGAGGAAGGACTGTGCACGGACAATTCTCCATGTCCCGGCGCAAACATGATTGCCTGCTATCTGGAAAAAACGGCCACATCCGCAGAGAGAAAGCGTCTTGAATCGCATTTCGCGTCGTGCAGGGCATGCAGGGAAGACCTTCTGGAACTGCGCAAGATCCTGAAGGCTGCGGAAGTGAAGACACCGTTCGAGGTCATCGAAGCGGCACTGTCTCTCGAAAGTCGGCACGAAACGGGATTGGGCACGGATCAGGGCACGGAGGACGGCAATGACCACTATCTCATCCTTGGCTAG
- a CDS encoding flagellar hook assembly protein FlgD, translated as MTTISSLASSTSTSSTTSSSTTLDSDAFLQLLIAELQNQDPTNPTDSTEMINQIASFSTVEQLSALNDTATSIYDSLTAMSLNSAVSFIGQSVLAEGDDISKTDDSTTVVSFTLESDAETLTAHVYDSDGTIINSVSLGATDSGTYTFSWDGTNYTGTEVANGTYSVVFEAYDEDGDSLEVSTMVAGTVSGVSVEDGTTVLTLSDGRTVNLEDVYSVVSSDA; from the coding sequence ATGACCACTATCTCATCCTTGGCTAGCAGCACCAGCACATCGTCGACCACCAGCAGTTCCACCACGCTGGATTCCGACGCCTTTCTGCAACTGCTCATCGCGGAACTGCAGAACCAGGACCCCACCAACCCCACCGACTCCACCGAGATGATCAACCAGATCGCCTCGTTCTCCACGGTGGAGCAACTGTCGGCCCTCAATGACACGGCCACGTCCATCTACGACTCGCTGACGGCCATGAGCCTGAACTCCGCCGTGAGCTTCATCGGGCAGTCCGTGCTGGCCGAGGGCGACGACATTTCCAAGACCGACGACTCCACCACCGTGGTGTCCTTCACCCTGGAATCGGACGCGGAGACCCTTACCGCGCACGTCTACGACTCCGACGGCACCATCATCAATTCCGTCTCCCTCGGCGCCACGGACAGTGGCACCTACACCTTCAGTTGGGACGGCACCAACTACACCGGCACCGAAGTGGCCAATGGCACCTACAGCGTGGTGTTCGAGGCCTACGACGAGGACGGCGACAGCCTGGAAGTCTCCACCATGGTGGCGGGCACGGTCTCCGGCGTTTCGGTGGAGGACGGCACCACGGTGCTCACCCTGTCCGATGGCCGCACGGTGAATCTCGAGGACGTCTACAGCGTCGTCTCCTCCGACGCATAA
- a CDS encoding flagellar hook protein FlgE produces the protein MGLSSSMYASVSGLLSTAESISVIGNNLANSSTTGYKSMSMLFEDVFYSSITTSGGIDQIGNGSTISAIATDFSQGSYQDTSEAMNMAIAGEGYFIVEDPQNDGQIYYTRAGDFTFDDEGYLTNSSGYQVQGWAVDPDTATSSDPSTTGALGDIQLESRTSPASATTNVSLVVNLDSDGDDNSTSTTDPYFSLLTEWDGSADDPLGTTKYEYQTTITVYDEAGSAHELTVYFDQVEDSTTGSTTWEYIVTMDPSEDVRTINGQSVSGTSAAGLLMAGTLTFDATGALVSQTAFTLDSTATGDLTDLSNWTLADLSTDGLPVFTCNFSGSANASTTDEADAIQIELDFGLSAKSITDGWDTTVTSAADIGTDSSLLFGFTSTAYDSDRTSSNDSASSTDNSSQNGYATGYLTSYYVDEGGVIYGTYSNGQTQALFIVALASFDNDQGLQLEGGNLYSATTESGTANIGRAGQGIYGSIYGEKLEESNVDVSTEMVDLIVMQRAYQANSKVITTVDEMLQTALGLKR, from the coding sequence ATGGGCCTCTCCTCATCCATGTATGCCAGCGTCTCGGGGTTGCTGAGCACCGCCGAGTCCATCAGCGTCATCGGCAACAACCTCGCCAACTCCAGCACCACGGGCTACAAGTCCATGTCCATGCTGTTCGAGGACGTGTTCTATTCCTCCATCACCACGTCCGGCGGCATAGACCAGATCGGCAACGGCTCCACCATCTCTGCCATTGCCACGGACTTCTCGCAGGGCTCGTACCAGGACACCTCCGAGGCCATGAACATGGCCATCGCAGGCGAAGGGTACTTCATCGTCGAAGACCCCCAGAACGACGGTCAGATATACTATACCCGCGCGGGCGACTTCACCTTCGACGACGAAGGCTACCTGACGAACTCGTCCGGCTACCAGGTGCAGGGCTGGGCCGTGGACCCGGACACCGCCACCTCCAGCGACCCGTCAACCACTGGCGCCCTCGGCGACATCCAGTTGGAAAGCCGCACCTCGCCCGCATCCGCCACCACCAACGTCTCGCTGGTGGTCAACCTGGACTCGGACGGCGACGACAACTCCACCTCCACCACCGACCCGTACTTCTCGCTGCTGACCGAATGGGACGGCAGCGCCGACGACCCCCTCGGCACCACCAAGTACGAGTACCAGACCACCATCACCGTGTACGACGAGGCCGGGTCCGCCCATGAACTGACCGTGTATTTCGACCAGGTGGAAGACTCCACCACCGGCTCCACCACCTGGGAATACATCGTCACCATGGACCCCAGCGAAGACGTGCGCACCATCAACGGCCAGAGCGTGTCGGGCACATCCGCCGCCGGCCTGCTGATGGCGGGTACGCTGACCTTTGACGCCACCGGCGCGCTGGTCTCGCAGACGGCCTTCACGCTCGACTCCACGGCCACCGGCGACCTGACCGACCTTTCCAACTGGACCCTGGCCGACCTTTCCACCGACGGCCTGCCGGTGTTCACCTGCAACTTCTCCGGCTCGGCCAACGCCAGCACCACCGACGAGGCGGATGCCATCCAGATAGAGCTGGACTTCGGCCTGTCCGCAAAATCCATCACCGACGGCTGGGACACCACCGTCACCAGCGCGGCGGACATCGGCACGGACAGCTCGCTGCTGTTCGGGTTCACCTCCACCGCCTACGACAGCGATCGCACCTCCAGCAACGATTCGGCCAGCAGCACCGACAACTCCAGCCAGAACGGCTACGCCACCGGCTACCTGACCAGCTACTACGTGGACGAAGGCGGGGTGATCTACGGCACCTACTCCAACGGCCAGACCCAGGCGCTGTTCATCGTGGCTCTGGCCAGCTTCGACAACGACCAGGGCCTGCAACTGGAAGGCGGCAACCTGTACTCGGCCACCACGGAATCGGGCACGGCCAACATCGGTCGCGCCGGGCAGGGCATCTACGGCAGCATCTATGGGGAAAAGCTGGAGGAATCCAACGTGGACGTCTCTACCGAGATGGTCGACCTCATCGTGATGCAGCGCGCCTATCAGGCCAACAGCAAGGTCATCACCACCGTTGACGAAATGCTGCAGACCGCTCTTGGCCTGAAGCGCTAG
- the flgK gene encoding flagellar hook-associated protein FlgK produces the protein MSSLSSIFNIGSSALSNAQIGISVTSNNISNADVTGYSRQTVQYTTGPTTSSGGITYGSGAEVSEITRHFSYTVESQYLSYSSDASMWETITSTLSSIESLFDDSDDEGYDLSTALDAFWTSLDALAADPESESARTELAGYAETLTTLINSTSDSLEAVQEDLNGQIEDQVDDINDLLDTLAGLNSQLAADPENATLLDSQATTLRELSTYLDLSVVYGSDGQATVYTTSGQTLVQNDVTYKLAYEGPQATASLTSASTFDGQIYFEGESSNEIAIEFVTSGSADGSASAATYKVSLDGGETWLTDDSGNTLLFTASGADEKVTVDGVSIWFGSSTDSSASASGTLAVGDDFTVMAKSGVYWYETTSSKVNITPIDVTASDSNNRLSGGSLAGLLATRDQYVGGYLDELDALAEELAWQVNYVHSQGAGLTNFSSATAENSVDDTTKALSDSSLAYADRLSSGTLSISVYDDDTGDVETLSSIAIDPASDSLEDVADAINTAFSDQLTASISNGQLSIAAEDGYSFQFAGDTSGLLAALGINTFFSGDDAGNIAVSDAVLNDTNRINAAVVDASGEVLSGDSTCANNLAALADTDVTLDAYGSTSSKTISEHLAALVGDVGTDVDTSARKYTYYSALAENADTLQQSLSGVNTDEELINLTKYQQAYSVAAQLIQVANEMFDTILSLRD, from the coding sequence ATGTCCTCGCTCAGCTCCATCTTCAACATCGGCTCCAGCGCGCTTTCCAACGCTCAGATCGGCATTTCCGTCACCAGCAACAACATCTCCAATGCCGACGTAACGGGCTATTCGCGCCAGACGGTGCAGTACACCACGGGCCCCACCACCAGCAGCGGGGGCATCACCTATGGTTCCGGGGCGGAGGTTTCCGAGATCACCCGGCACTTCAGCTACACCGTGGAATCGCAGTACCTGTCGTACAGTTCCGATGCCTCCATGTGGGAGACCATCACCTCCACGCTCTCGTCCATCGAGTCGTTGTTCGACGACAGCGATGATGAAGGCTACGACCTGTCCACCGCGCTGGACGCCTTCTGGACCAGCCTTGACGCGCTGGCGGCAGACCCGGAAAGCGAATCCGCGCGCACCGAACTGGCCGGCTACGCCGAAACGCTGACCACGCTCATCAATTCCACCAGCGACAGCCTGGAGGCCGTGCAAGAAGACCTGAACGGCCAGATCGAAGACCAGGTGGACGACATCAATGACCTGCTGGACACCCTGGCCGGCCTCAACTCGCAGCTGGCGGCAGACCCGGAAAACGCCACCCTGCTGGACAGCCAGGCCACCACCCTGCGCGAACTTTCCACCTATCTCGACCTTTCGGTGGTTTACGGCAGTGACGGGCAGGCCACCGTGTACACCACGTCGGGCCAGACCCTGGTGCAGAACGACGTGACCTACAAGCTGGCCTACGAAGGGCCGCAGGCCACGGCGTCGCTGACATCCGCCTCCACCTTTGACGGGCAGATATATTTCGAGGGTGAGAGCAGCAACGAAATCGCCATAGAATTCGTCACCTCCGGCTCGGCGGACGGCTCGGCCAGCGCGGCCACCTACAAGGTTTCCCTCGACGGCGGCGAAACCTGGCTGACTGACGACAGCGGCAACACCTTGCTGTTCACGGCATCCGGCGCTGACGAGAAGGTGACCGTGGACGGGGTGTCCATCTGGTTCGGATCGTCCACCGATTCCAGCGCCAGCGCCAGCGGCACGCTGGCAGTGGGCGACGATTTCACCGTCATGGCGAAGTCGGGGGTGTACTGGTACGAAACCACGTCCAGCAAGGTGAACATCACCCCCATCGACGTCACCGCGTCGGACAGCAACAACCGCCTTTCGGGCGGCAGCCTGGCCGGGCTGCTGGCCACGCGCGACCAGTACGTGGGCGGGTATCTGGACGAACTGGACGCACTGGCAGAGGAACTGGCCTGGCAGGTCAACTACGTGCACAGCCAGGGTGCCGGGCTGACCAACTTTTCGTCTGCCACTGCCGAAAATTCCGTGGACGACACCACGAAAGCCCTCTCCGACAGCAGTCTTGCCTACGCCGACCGCCTGTCCTCGGGCACCCTGTCCATCTCGGTGTACGACGATGACACCGGCGACGTGGAAACCCTTTCCTCCATCGCCATCGATCCCGCGTCCGACAGCCTGGAAGACGTGGCCGACGCCATCAACACCGCCTTTTCCGACCAGCTCACCGCCAGCATCAGCAACGGGCAGCTCAGCATCGCGGCGGAGGACGGCTATTCGTTCCAGTTCGCGGGCGACACATCGGGCCTGCTTGCAGCGCTGGGCATCAACACCTTCTTCTCGGGTGACGACGCGGGCAACATCGCCGTGTCCGACGCGGTGCTGAACGACACCAACCGGATCAACGCCGCCGTGGTGGACGCCTCTGGCGAAGTGCTCTCCGGCGATTCGACCTGCGCCAACAACCTCGCGGCGCTGGCCGATACCGACGTCACGCTGGATGCGTACGGTTCCACCAGTTCGAAAACCATCAGCGAGCACCTGGCCGCGCTGGTGGGCGACGTGGGCACCGACGTGGACACCTCTGCCCGCAAGTACACCTATTACAGCGCGTTGGCCGAAAACGCCGACACCCTGCAACAGTCCCTTTCCGGCGTGAACACCGACGAGGAACTGATCAACCTCACCAAGTACCAGCAAGCTTACAGCGTGGCCGCGCAGCTCATCCAGGTGGCCAACGAGATGTTCGATACAATTCTTTCGCTGCGGGATTAG
- the flgL gene encoding flagellar hook-associated protein FlgL, with protein sequence MRISTRMTFDNSLKYMTRLQSEINRTTIQMATQQRINCPSDDPYGSEVALTNSTLISQLTQYQSNVDTAKGWLSLADDTLGDASTVLTSLIELAEQAATGTLTDANREAIAEEARGLYEQLITYANTQYNGQSIFAGRDSGGTAYTLGLGATVSGATLASGAGSAVLTPVLSVDGEADQSIRIEFTSDGTVGTDDITYRYSTDGGDTWTEATLAAGDTTLSCDGVQVNMQDGTGVTAVSDDDTSVGTRITVRPAAIYTGDADDGAQVTAQSNTDVTATPTGTFSSSVVVRIEDDTTVAGPVSYSYSTDGGLTWSDTQSSDNGTLTVPGGTLELSAGGGSNLTAGDTFTITSDSTDLNVRVSTSTSISINSCGLDVFGGLYSADGTSYSGTGDDDLFEAIGDFIGYLETNNQEGIAESLEAITAGQAKMLSAASDIGAREIRLEHIETANTLLTSTAENAVSNVVDADTTELATQLSKLTTVYEAVLSTQSAVMKLSLLDYL encoded by the coding sequence ATGCGCATTTCCACACGCATGACTTTCGACAATTCGCTGAAATACATGACCAGGCTGCAATCGGAGATCAACCGCACGACCATCCAGATGGCCACGCAGCAGCGCATCAACTGCCCCTCGGACGACCCGTACGGGAGCGAGGTGGCCCTTACCAATTCCACGCTGATCAGCCAGCTTACCCAGTACCAGAGCAACGTGGACACGGCCAAGGGCTGGCTCTCGCTGGCCGACGACACGTTGGGCGATGCCAGCACGGTGCTCACCAGCCTGATCGAACTGGCCGAGCAGGCCGCCACCGGCACCCTGACCGACGCCAACCGCGAGGCCATCGCCGAAGAAGCGCGGGGGCTGTACGAGCAACTCATCACCTACGCCAATACCCAGTACAACGGGCAGTCCATCTTTGCCGGGCGCGATTCCGGCGGCACGGCCTACACCCTGGGCCTGGGGGCCACGGTGAGCGGCGCCACCCTGGCCTCGGGCGCTGGCAGCGCGGTGCTGACCCCCGTACTGTCCGTGGACGGCGAGGCGGACCAGAGTATCCGCATAGAATTCACCAGCGACGGCACCGTGGGGACGGACGACATCACCTACCGCTATTCCACCGACGGTGGCGACACCTGGACGGAGGCCACCCTGGCCGCAGGCGATACAACCCTGTCCTGCGACGGGGTGCAGGTGAACATGCAGGATGGAACCGGGGTCACCGCCGTCTCGGACGACGACACCAGCGTGGGCACGCGCATTACCGTGCGCCCGGCCGCCATCTACACCGGCGACGCCGACGACGGCGCGCAGGTGACCGCCCAGAGCAACACCGACGTCACCGCCACGCCCACCGGCACCTTCAGCAGTTCCGTGGTGGTGCGCATAGAGGACGACACCACGGTGGCCGGCCCCGTTTCGTACAGCTACTCCACCGACGGTGGGCTCACCTGGTCCGACACCCAGAGCTCGGACAACGGCACCCTTACCGTACCTGGCGGCACCCTGGAACTTTCCGCGGGCGGCGGCAGCAACCTGACTGCGGGCGACACCTTCACCATCACGTCCGACTCCACCGACCTCAACGTGCGCGTGTCCACCTCCACCAGCATCTCCATCAACAGCTGCGGACTGGACGTGTTCGGCGGGCTCTACAGCGCCGACGGCACAAGCTACTCCGGCACGGGAGACGACGATCTGTTCGAGGCCATCGGCGACTTCATCGGCTACCTGGAAACCAACAACCAGGAAGGCATTGCCGAAAGCCTGGAGGCCATCACGGCGGGCCAGGCCAAGATGCTCTCCGCCGCCAGCGACATCGGCGCGCGCGAAATACGCCTGGAGCACATCGAAACGGCCAACACCCTGCTCACTTCCACGGCAGAGAATGCCGTGAGCAACGTGGTGGACGCCGACACCACCGAACTGGCCACCCAGCTTTCCAAGCTCACCACCGTCTACGAGGCGGTGCTGAGCACGCAGTCGGCGGTGATGAAGCTGAGCCTGCTCGACTATCTGTAG
- the fliD gene encoding flagellar filament capping protein FliD, producing the protein MSDYWSGSITFTGLNTGTDWDEIIEAQMAVEEYRYNSMTEKETAYEEKLAAVQDLETQMTTLYQTLQDYDSASDFLTKSGTSSNETSLTVSVDNDAEAGSHSVVINQLAQNDIWSSDDGYESTDTVITDTEQTFSFTYNDETYTIDVPGGTTLSEFVNLINNASGNNDDVRASVINEGSAYHLQIRGMDLGADNTVTIEDTGFDAMGPDAFTNTQQAQNAQIKVDGFPAADDEWIERSTNTIDDVIDGVTLQLKSTTDDSSVTVTVELDTDAMVEAIETVVSSINTILQLLMDLQDQGTVSSSVSTSTASDSDDEDDDDEDSTSASVLASNSSLDLIQSSLKSILATKGLGFSYYDSTDETGDLFTSLSTIGISTDADEDSETFGLLVIDYDELEEAIEEDPQAVAELMAADVTGSTDSDDFSFDSAISGTTQAGEYDVSYRIENGEIVEAYINGNAASISGWTLTGASGEDESGLAITVDNTADGTYSGTVYLKQGKIGQLVDSLEDMTSSEGTLQIMEDSYQSVLDQLAESISKEEERLDLVESRLRTRYSNLETLLTSYDNLSSTIDSLLASLDSD; encoded by the coding sequence ATGTCCGATTACTGGTCCGGCTCCATCACCTTCACCGGCCTGAACACCGGCACCGACTGGGACGAGATCATCGAGGCCCAGATGGCGGTGGAAGAATACCGCTACAACAGCATGACCGAGAAGGAGACCGCGTACGAGGAGAAGCTGGCCGCAGTGCAGGATCTGGAAACCCAGATGACCACGCTGTACCAGACCCTGCAAGACTACGACTCCGCCTCCGACTTCCTCACCAAGTCCGGCACGTCCTCCAACGAAACCAGCCTCACCGTCTCGGTGGACAACGACGCCGAGGCCGGGTCGCACAGCGTGGTCATCAACCAGCTGGCCCAGAACGACATCTGGAGCAGCGACGACGGGTACGAATCCACGGACACGGTAATCACCGACACCGAACAGACCTTCTCGTTCACCTACAACGACGAGACGTACACCATCGACGTGCCGGGCGGCACCACGCTTTCGGAGTTCGTCAATCTCATCAACAACGCCAGCGGCAACAACGACGACGTGCGCGCCAGCGTCATCAACGAGGGCAGCGCCTACCACCTGCAGATCCGCGGCATGGACCTTGGCGCGGACAACACCGTGACCATCGAGGACACCGGCTTCGATGCCATGGGACCGGACGCCTTCACCAACACCCAGCAGGCCCAGAACGCCCAGATCAAGGTGGACGGCTTTCCCGCCGCCGACGACGAATGGATAGAGCGCAGCACCAACACCATCGACGACGTCATCGACGGGGTGACCCTGCAACTCAAGTCCACAACCGACGACAGCAGCGTCACGGTGACCGTGGAACTGGACACCGACGCCATGGTCGAGGCCATCGAAACCGTGGTCAGCAGCATCAACACCATCCTGCAACTGCTCATGGATCTGCAGGACCAGGGCACGGTGTCGTCGTCGGTATCCACGTCCACGGCGTCGGATTCCGACGACGAGGACGATGATGACGAGGACTCCACGTCCGCCTCGGTGCTGGCCAGCAATTCCAGCCTCGACCTCATCCAGAGCAGCCTGAAGAGCATCCTGGCCACCAAGGGGTTGGGCTTTTCCTATTACGACTCCACCGACGAAACCGGCGACCTGTTCACCAGCCTTTCCACCATCGGCATCTCCACCGACGCCGACGAGGATTCGGAAACCTTCGGCCTTTTGGTCATCGACTACGACGAACTGGAAGAGGCCATAGAGGAAGACCCGCAGGCCGTGGCCGAACTGATGGCCGCCGACGTGACGGGCAGCACCGATTCCGACGACTTTTCCTTCGACAGCGCCATCTCCGGCACCACCCAGGCGGGCGAATACGACGTTTCGTACCGCATCGAAAACGGCGAGATCGTGGAAGCGTACATCAACGGCAACGCCGCCTCCATCTCCGGCTGGACCCTTACCGGGGCATCGGGAGAGGACGAGTCGGGCCTGGCCATCACCGTGGACAACACGGCGGACGGCACCTATTCCGGCACCGTGTACCTGAAGCAGGGCAAGATAGGGCAGCTCGTCGACTCGCTGGAGGACATGACCAGCAGCGAAGGCACCCTCCAGATCATGGAGGACAGCTATCAGAGCGTGCTGGACCAGTTGGCCGAATCCATCTCCAAGGAAGAAGAACGGCTGGACCTGGTGGAAAGTCGCCTGCGCACCCGCTATTCCAACCTGGAAACCCTGCTCACCAGTTACGACAACCTGTCGTCCACCATCGATTCGCTGCTGGCCTCGCTGGACAGCGACTAG
- a CDS encoding flagellin, with the protein MSLVVNNNFTALTTANTLNATYGKLEKSTQRLSSGLRINSAADDAAGLAIRELMRSDITALNQGVRNANDAISLIQTADGAMETIDEKLIRMKELAEQAATGTYNSDQRLIIDSEYQAMASEITRIANATDFNGISLLNGNLSGDTYDGSGLTSTGQLHIHFGSGNDSAQDYYEIRIGSVSAKSLGLGNTASGNGSSISTQQAAQDALDAIDNAIISKDQIRASLGAMQNRLEATITNLETQSENLSAAESRISDVDVSMEMTEYTKQQVLAQTAVAMLSQANSLPQMALSLIGG; encoded by the coding sequence ATGTCTCTCGTCGTCAACAACAACTTTACGGCGCTCACCACGGCCAATACGCTGAACGCAACCTACGGAAAACTTGAAAAGTCCACCCAGCGCCTGTCATCCGGCCTGCGCATCAATTCTGCAGCAGACGATGCAGCCGGTCTTGCCATCCGGGAACTGATGCGTTCCGACATTACGGCGCTGAACCAGGGCGTGCGCAACGCCAACGATGCCATTTCGCTGATCCAGACTGCGGACGGCGCCATGGAAACCATCGACGAAAAGCTCATCCGCATGAAGGAACTGGCGGAACAGGCCGCCACCGGTACCTACAACTCGGACCAGCGCCTGATCATCGATTCGGAATACCAGGCCATGGCCTCGGAAATCACCCGAATCGCCAATGCCACCGACTTCAACGGCATCTCGCTGCTGAACGGCAACCTGTCGGGCGATACCTATGACGGTTCGGGCCTGACCTCCACGGGGCAGTTGCACATCCACTTCGGTTCGGGCAACGACAGTGCGCAGGACTACTACGAAATCCGCATCGGTTCGGTGTCGGCCAAGTCGCTGGGCCTCGGCAACACCGCCAGCGGCAACGGGTCCAGCATCTCCACCCAGCAGGCCGCCCAGGACGCGCTGGACGCCATCGACAACGCCATCATTTCCAAGGACCAGATCCGCGCTTCGCTGGGCGCCATGCAGAACCGGTTGGAAGCCACCATCACCAACCTTGAGACCCAGTCCGAGAACCTGTCCGCCGCTGAATCGCGCATTTCGGACGTGGACGTCTCCATGGAAATGACCGAGTACACCAAGCAGCAGGTGCTGGCGCAGACCGCCGTGGCCATGCTGTCGCAGGCCAACTCCCTGCCGCAGATGGCGCTTTCGCTGATCGGCGGTTAA